One Dictyoglomus turgidum DSM 6724 DNA window includes the following coding sequences:
- the iolB gene encoding 5-deoxy-glucuronate isomerase — MFRKVNLQWGLNILVKPGEMQFIELDIFKGQKGDSYNFNSRDYEIGLVILTGKCNVEIDGEMYNSIGARRNVFDGNAYAFYVPNNREVKIEALEPLEVAICKTKVKTDEEVKLIKPSDVVVRDVGVYNWRRDVKDIIDGRIKAKRLLIGETINPPGNWSSYPPHKHDTDNYPEEVRMEEVYFYRVNPPSGFGLQRVYTEEGDINEVFLIENDSLLLIAKGYHPVVAAPGYQLYYLWILAGEIRESVMYDDPKHKWLRAVEKIMKEAKK; from the coding sequence ATGTTTAGAAAGGTTAATCTGCAATGGGGATTAAATATTCTTGTTAAGCCTGGAGAGATGCAATTTATAGAGCTTGATATTTTTAAGGGCCAAAAAGGAGACAGTTATAATTTTAACTCTCGAGATTATGAGATTGGACTTGTGATTCTTACAGGTAAATGCAATGTGGAGATTGATGGGGAGATGTATAACTCCATTGGAGCAAGGAGAAATGTTTTTGATGGTAATGCCTATGCTTTTTACGTACCCAATAATAGGGAAGTAAAAATTGAGGCATTAGAGCCTCTTGAGGTTGCTATTTGTAAGACAAAAGTAAAGACTGACGAGGAGGTTAAGTTGATTAAGCCTAGTGATGTGGTGGTAAGGGATGTAGGGGTATATAATTGGAGAAGGGATGTAAAGGATATTATTGATGGAAGGATTAAGGCAAAGAGACTTCTTATAGGAGAGACCATAAATCCACCTGGGAATTGGTCTAGTTATCCTCCTCACAAGCATGATACTGACAATTATCCTGAGGAAGTGAGGATGGAAGAGGTTTATTTTTACAGAGTAAATCCTCCATCGGGTTTTGGACTTCAAAGGGTTTATACTGAGGAGGGTGATATTAATGAGGTATTTCTCATAGAGAATGATAGTTTACTTCTAATAGCTAAGGGATATCATCCTGTTGTGGCTGCACCTGGATATCAGTTATACTACTTGTGGATACTTGCGGGAGAGATTAGAGAATCAGTAATGTACGATGATCCTAAGCATAAATGGTTAAGAGCTGTGGAGAAAATTATGAAAGAAGCTAAGAAGTAA
- a CDS encoding bifunctional 4-hydroxy-2-oxoglutarate aldolase/2-dehydro-3-deoxy-phosphogluconate aldolase, which yields MGDRFDILQKMIDCGIVAVIRTDSPDDLIPVTKALKEGGVIALEVTMTVPSAIEYLPKVKKELGKDAIVGMGTVLDPETARLAILAGADFIVSPVLKKEIINLCHRYDKIAIPGAYTPTEILTAWEEGADVVKLFPADTLGPKYIKAIHGPMPYIRISPTGGVSLENVGEFIKAGACFVGVGGNLVDKKVIAEKKFEILTERAKEYIEAIKKARS from the coding sequence ATGGGAGATAGGTTTGATATTTTACAAAAGATGATTGATTGCGGAATTGTAGCAGTGATAAGGACTGATTCTCCTGATGATCTTATACCAGTTACGAAAGCCTTAAAAGAAGGTGGAGTTATAGCTTTGGAAGTTACTATGACAGTTCCTTCTGCCATAGAGTATTTGCCAAAAGTGAAAAAAGAGTTGGGTAAAGATGCCATAGTGGGAATGGGAACTGTCCTTGATCCTGAAACTGCCCGATTAGCGATTCTTGCAGGTGCCGATTTTATAGTTTCTCCTGTTTTGAAGAAAGAGATCATAAATCTTTGTCATCGCTATGATAAGATAGCTATTCCTGGGGCATATACTCCTACTGAGATTTTAACTGCTTGGGAAGAGGGTGCCGATGTAGTTAAGTTATTCCCCGCAGATACTCTTGGACCTAAGTATATAAAGGCTATACATGGACCTATGCCTTATATTAGGATTTCTCCTACAGGTGGGGTAAGTCTTGAGAATGTGGGTGAGTTTATTAAAGCAGGAGCATGTTTTGTGGGAGTTGGAGGAAATCTTGTAGATAAAAAGGTAATTGCTGAGAAGAAGTTTGAGATTCTTACCGAGAGAGCAAAGGAATATATAGAAGCAATAAAGAAGGCAAGAAGCTAA
- a CDS encoding GH36-type glycosyl hydrolase domain-containing protein encodes MKFGYFDNEKKEYVITRPDTPREWTNYLGSLEYGAIITNNAQGYSFVKSGASGRILRGRFNVPPTTAPGRYIYLRDMENGDFWSASWLPVKKDLSKYESVCRHGVLYTIISSRYDGIETETLYYVPLNALYEVWAIKVRNKSGRKRKISLFSYAEFTNEPNENQDLVNMQYTLFISRTYYKDNLIIQTINENYSELGRNIPQEKGISGRRFNRFFGVIGAEVVSFDGDRDVFIGNYRDYSNPIAVEKGKCSNSLNYGKNSCAGTQVILELDVDEEKEIIYVLGDGAEETGRKVMEKYKEKGKVEREWEELKRYWHSRIENFKVKTPDESFDSMIGIWNAYQCFITFFWSRAASMIYVGHRDGYGYRDTVQDIQGIIHLDPQSAKDRLRLMLAGQTSKGVALPLVFFDYEIKPNQGLSLDNPYYVKRTGYTEYRCDDHLWLYITTRQYVRETGDLAFLDEVIPYSDYGEDTVYEHLRKGILFSLSKLGKHGLTYGLDADWNDTLRLGEEGETVFASFQLYLALKIFAEFAEKKGKKEDLEWAEKEASKLYENLQRYAWEGDRFVRGFMGDEVIGSKNNSEASFWLNPQVWSVLSGVATSEQAKIVMDNVEKILNTDYGAMIMYPPVRTLGLPVFRMILFNPGMKENAGIFCHPQGWLIKAETMLGNGNRAYKYFQEINPANMNDKAEIREAEPYVHCQFVEGKDSPFHGRAHVHWLTGTASSVMVACVEGILGLQPDYEGLRIDPCVPSHWKEFYMERMFRGKRLKIKVENHSGFQKGVKKIIINGKEINDNFLPESEMKDENEVLVIMG; translated from the coding sequence ATGAAGTTTGGTTATTTTGACAATGAAAAGAAAGAGTATGTAATCACAAGACCCGATACTCCCCGTGAATGGACTAATTATCTTGGATCCTTAGAATACGGAGCTATTATAACCAATAATGCTCAGGGATATAGTTTTGTAAAATCAGGTGCTAGTGGAAGAATATTAAGAGGTAGGTTCAATGTTCCTCCAACCACAGCTCCTGGAAGATATATTTATTTAAGAGATATGGAAAATGGGGATTTTTGGTCTGCCTCTTGGCTTCCAGTAAAAAAGGATTTATCAAAATATGAATCAGTATGTAGGCATGGAGTTCTTTACACTATCATATCTTCAAGATATGATGGAATTGAGACTGAAACTCTTTATTATGTACCTCTAAATGCTCTTTATGAGGTATGGGCTATAAAGGTAAGAAATAAAAGTGGAAGAAAAAGGAAGATATCCCTCTTTAGCTATGCAGAGTTTACTAATGAACCTAATGAAAATCAGGATTTAGTAAACATGCAATATACCCTTTTCATATCTCGCACTTATTACAAAGATAATCTTATTATTCAGACCATAAATGAAAACTATTCTGAACTGGGAAGAAATATTCCTCAGGAGAAAGGAATAAGTGGGAGAAGGTTTAATAGATTTTTTGGAGTTATTGGAGCAGAAGTGGTATCCTTTGATGGAGATAGAGATGTATTTATAGGGAATTATAGAGATTATTCTAACCCTATAGCAGTGGAAAAAGGAAAATGTAGTAATAGTCTTAACTATGGCAAAAATAGCTGTGCAGGAACTCAAGTTATTCTTGAACTTGATGTGGATGAGGAGAAAGAAATAATTTATGTTCTTGGGGATGGAGCAGAGGAAACAGGAAGGAAGGTAATGGAAAAGTATAAAGAAAAGGGAAAAGTAGAGAGAGAATGGGAAGAGCTTAAGAGGTATTGGCATTCAAGGATTGAGAATTTTAAAGTAAAAACTCCTGATGAATCCTTTGACAGTATGATAGGAATCTGGAATGCTTACCAGTGCTTTATAACCTTTTTCTGGTCAAGGGCAGCCTCTATGATCTATGTAGGACATAGAGATGGCTATGGATATAGGGATACGGTTCAAGATATTCAAGGGATAATTCATCTTGATCCTCAAAGTGCAAAGGATAGACTAAGACTTATGCTTGCGGGTCAAACTTCAAAGGGGGTAGCTTTACCTCTTGTATTTTTTGATTACGAAATTAAGCCCAATCAAGGTTTATCCTTAGATAATCCTTATTATGTGAAGAGAACTGGTTATACTGAATATAGATGTGATGACCATTTGTGGTTATATATTACCACACGTCAATATGTGAGAGAAACAGGAGATCTCGCATTTTTGGATGAAGTAATACCTTATTCTGATTATGGAGAAGATACGGTTTATGAGCATCTAAGAAAGGGAATACTGTTTTCTTTAAGCAAACTTGGGAAACATGGTCTTACTTATGGACTTGATGCAGACTGGAATGATACTTTAAGATTGGGAGAGGAAGGAGAAACAGTTTTTGCATCTTTCCAACTATATTTAGCCTTAAAAATCTTTGCTGAATTTGCGGAAAAGAAAGGAAAAAAAGAAGATTTGGAATGGGCAGAGAAAGAAGCAAGTAAATTATATGAAAACCTTCAAAGATATGCTTGGGAAGGGGATAGGTTTGTAAGAGGATTTATGGGAGACGAAGTAATAGGCTCAAAGAATAATTCTGAGGCAAGTTTCTGGCTTAATCCTCAGGTATGGTCTGTACTTTCAGGAGTAGCAACTTCTGAGCAGGCAAAGATTGTTATGGATAATGTGGAGAAAATACTAAATACCGATTATGGCGCTATGATTATGTATCCTCCTGTAAGAACCTTAGGGCTTCCTGTGTTTAGGATGATACTTTTTAATCCTGGAATGAAAGAAAATGCTGGAATTTTCTGTCATCCTCAGGGTTGGTTGATAAAGGCTGAAACTATGCTTGGAAATGGGAATAGAGCTTATAAATATTTCCAAGAGATAAATCCAGCTAATATGAATGATAAAGCCGAGATAAGAGAAGCTGAACCTTATGTGCATTGTCAATTTGTAGAGGGTAAAGATAGTCCATTCCATGGTAGAGCTCATGTGCATTGGCTGACAGGTACTGCATCCAGTGTTATGGTAGCATGTGTAGAAGGTATTCTTGGACTTCAACCCGATTATGAAGGGCTAAGAATAGATCCATGTGTTCCTTCTCATTGGAAAGAATTCTATATGGAAAGGATGTTTAGAGGAAAAAGGTTAAAGATCAAAGTTGAAAATCATAGTGGGTTTCAAAAGGGAGTAAAAAAGATAATAATAAATGGGAAGGAGATAAATGATAATTTTCTCCCCGAATCCGAAATGAAGGATGAAAATGAAGTATTAGTCATTATGGGCTAA
- a CDS encoding GH36-type glycosyl hydrolase domain-containing protein, whose protein sequence is MRFGYFDDKNREYVITDPKTPFPWINYLGVDNFFSLISNTGGGYCFYKDARLRRILRFRYNNVPIDNGGRYFYIWENGDFWSPTWKPVRKDLDKYECRHGLSYTRILGERNGISAQVLYFVPLKENCEIHYLKLKNNTNLKRSLKLFSFVEWCLWNAWDDQTNFQRNLSTGEVEIEGSVIYHKTEYRERRNHYAFYSVNVPIQGFDTDRDIFIGMYNGFEAPRAVVEGKSYNSVAEGWSPIASHYIEIELEPGEVKDFVFILGYVENPEEEKWERPGVINKKRAYEIINKFKTSEDVEKAFWELRNYWNDILSKYQVNHNDEILSRMVNIWNQYQCMITFNLARSASYFESGISRGIGFRDSNQDILGAVHMIPERVRERILDLASTMFEDGSCYHQYQPLTKRGNNEIGSGFNDDPLWIILSTGAYIKETGDFSILREVIPYNNDETKKGTLFEHIKRAYHHVTDNLGPHGLPLIGRADWNDCLNLNCFSKNPDESFQTTSNVEGGTAESVFIAGLFVYATPDYIRMCEEMGEKEEAEWAKKAAQDMINAINNYGWDGEWFLRAYDYFGRKVGSKECEEGKIFIEPQGICTMAGIGKDDGRAKLALDSCIKYLDTKYGMVLQQPAYSKYYLELGEISSYPPGYKENAGIFCHNNPWVGIGETMIGRGWRAFDVYRKITPAYFEDESEIHKMEPYVYCQMVAGKDAKRHGEGKNSWLTGTASWAFVLISQYILGVRPDYDGLRVDPCIPEDWKEFRVVRRYRGSVYDVKVINPEGKSKGVKRIVVDGKEISGNLLPVFNDGKIHEVVVEMG, encoded by the coding sequence ATGAGATTTGGTTACTTTGATGATAAAAATAGAGAATATGTTATTACTGATCCTAAGACTCCATTTCCATGGATAAACTATCTTGGAGTTGATAACTTCTTTTCTTTAATATCTAACACAGGTGGAGGATACTGTTTTTATAAAGATGCAAGACTGAGAAGAATATTAAGGTTTAGATATAATAACGTTCCTATTGATAATGGTGGGAGATATTTCTATATATGGGAAAACGGAGATTTTTGGTCTCCTACTTGGAAACCAGTAAGGAAAGATCTTGATAAATATGAATGTAGACATGGACTTTCTTATACTAGAATTCTGGGAGAGAGAAATGGAATCTCCGCACAGGTTCTTTATTTTGTTCCTCTAAAAGAAAACTGTGAGATTCATTATCTGAAATTAAAGAACAATACTAATTTAAAGAGAAGTTTAAAACTTTTCTCTTTTGTAGAATGGTGCCTCTGGAATGCTTGGGATGATCAAACTAACTTTCAAAGAAACCTTAGTACTGGAGAGGTAGAGATAGAAGGATCAGTGATTTATCATAAGACTGAATATAGAGAAAGAAGGAATCATTATGCCTTTTATTCAGTAAACGTTCCTATTCAGGGTTTTGACACCGATAGGGATATTTTTATAGGTATGTATAATGGATTTGAGGCTCCAAGAGCTGTGGTAGAGGGAAAGTCCTATAACTCAGTAGCTGAAGGTTGGTCTCCCATTGCATCTCATTATATTGAGATAGAACTTGAGCCTGGAGAAGTAAAGGATTTTGTTTTTATTCTTGGTTATGTGGAAAATCCTGAAGAGGAAAAATGGGAAAGACCTGGGGTTATTAATAAGAAAAGGGCTTATGAGATCATAAATAAATTCAAGACTTCTGAAGATGTAGAAAAAGCTTTTTGGGAATTGAGGAATTATTGGAATGATATTTTGTCAAAATATCAAGTAAATCACAATGATGAGATTTTATCTCGTATGGTTAATATTTGGAATCAATATCAATGTATGATTACCTTTAACTTGGCAAGAAGTGCCTCCTATTTTGAGTCAGGAATAAGTAGGGGGATTGGTTTTAGAGATTCTAATCAAGATATTCTTGGTGCAGTACATATGATTCCTGAGAGAGTAAGGGAAAGAATTCTTGATCTTGCATCTACTATGTTTGAGGATGGTAGCTGTTATCACCAATATCAACCTTTGACTAAGAGAGGAAATAATGAAATAGGAAGCGGTTTTAATGATGATCCTTTGTGGATAATTTTATCTACAGGTGCTTATATAAAAGAGACAGGGGACTTTAGTATACTGAGGGAGGTTATCCCATACAATAATGATGAAACTAAAAAAGGAACTTTGTTTGAGCATATCAAAAGGGCTTATCATCATGTAACCGATAACTTAGGCCCTCATGGTTTACCTCTCATTGGGAGAGCAGACTGGAATGATTGTTTGAATCTTAATTGTTTCTCTAAAAATCCTGATGAGTCTTTTCAGACCACATCTAACGTAGAAGGTGGGACGGCAGAATCTGTATTTATAGCTGGTTTGTTTGTATATGCAACTCCTGATTATATAAGAATGTGCGAGGAAATGGGAGAGAAGGAGGAAGCAGAATGGGCTAAAAAGGCTGCTCAGGATATGATAAATGCAATTAATAACTATGGATGGGATGGAGAGTGGTTCTTAAGAGCTTATGATTATTTTGGAAGGAAAGTAGGAAGTAAAGAATGTGAGGAGGGTAAGATATTTATTGAACCTCAAGGAATTTGTACCATGGCTGGAATAGGAAAAGACGACGGAAGAGCAAAGTTGGCGTTGGATTCTTGTATAAAGTATCTGGATACAAAATATGGAATGGTACTTCAGCAACCTGCATATTCTAAGTATTACTTGGAGCTTGGCGAAATATCTTCTTATCCACCGGGTTATAAAGAGAATGCAGGAATATTCTGCCATAATAATCCTTGGGTTGGCATAGGGGAGACCATGATAGGTAGAGGTTGGAGAGCTTTTGATGTTTATAGAAAAATTACACCTGCTTATTTTGAAGATGAAAGTGAAATTCATAAGATGGAGCCTTATGTGTATTGTCAGATGGTGGCTGGAAAGGATGCAAAAAGACATGGAGAGGGTAAAAACTCTTGGCTTACAGGTACTGCTTCTTGGGCTTTTGTATTGATCTCCCAGTACATATTGGGAGTAAGACCTGATTATGATGGGTTAAGAGTGGATCCCTGTATTCCTGAGGATTGGAAAGAATTCAGAGTGGTAAGGAGATATAGAGGTTCAGTTTATGATGTAAAAGTGATAAATCCTGAAGGGAAGTCTAAAGGGGTAAAGAGGATAGTTGTAGATGGGAAAGAAATTTCTGGGAATCTACTGCCTGTCTTTAATGATGGAAAGATTCATGAAGTGGTTGTAGAGATGGGTTAA
- a CDS encoding glycoside hydrolase family 31 protein has translation MDEKVLRVKDELLKIHFITPKIVNFHYSKYGKFDKNYSLCVDYEKIKDSGVRVTYEEGENYYRLSTDYLEIIVSKELGKVSIYDKGKNLILSDYEDKGYVKEGKKIYTYKKIRHEEAFLGFGERLGPLNKRGHVLINWNTDESDHSVGNDPLYQSHPFFIAWHPTASYGLFFDNTFLSYFDMGKGDKDYYYFCAEDGDLDYYFIYGSSPKDVIEGYTYLTGRYYMPPLWSLGLHQSRWSYDSEIKLYNLAKEFRKRNIPCDALYLDIDYMRGYRVFTINKKRFPHFEKMVKDLKNLGFKLVVIIDPGVKWDRKYEIFKEGLSKDFFCRMENGKVFTGYVWPGKSVFPDFLRKEVRNFWGEKLREFINMGVSGFWNDMNEPSVFSRIEYWAMKILFHILKFKEPPKLPKPKNFEEKIKQIKRKTVHEKVIHKEDDKIFYHSEIHNLYGLLMNQATFEGFLRANPHERPFILTRSGFSGIQKYSAVWCGDNKSSWENLFSSIITLQNLSISGVPFIGEDVGGFWGDCERELFVRWMELGIFYPFFRIHTAKNTRNQEPWSFGDEVEKIAKDFISLRYRLIPYIYSLFYEAKEKGIPLIRSLILEFPNSKEVLSYEDEFMFGPFILVAPVYEKEKRERKVYLPEGFWYDFYTGKRYRGGTLVKVNAPLNKIPLFLREGAIIPMWNTQSYVGEKKQEMLNLEVYPGDGKFLYYEDDGISWDYEKGMYNLIEFSTFKKEEKQFLRIRFIHKGYKDGTKSLKVHYCKKEKKLELMEGEFEIN, from the coding sequence TTGGACGAGAAAGTTTTGAGAGTAAAAGATGAGCTTTTGAAAATACATTTTATTACTCCTAAGATTGTTAATTTCCATTACTCAAAATATGGAAAATTTGATAAAAATTATTCGCTCTGTGTGGATTATGAAAAGATAAAAGATTCAGGGGTGAGGGTAACTTATGAAGAGGGAGAAAATTATTATCGTTTATCTACAGATTATCTTGAAATTATTGTTTCCAAAGAGTTAGGAAAGGTTTCTATTTATGATAAAGGTAAAAATTTGATTTTGTCCGATTATGAAGATAAAGGTTATGTAAAAGAAGGCAAAAAAATATATACCTATAAAAAGATTAGGCATGAAGAGGCTTTTTTGGGATTTGGGGAGAGGTTAGGTCCACTGAATAAAAGGGGTCATGTTTTAATCAATTGGAATACCGATGAATCTGATCATAGTGTTGGAAATGATCCTCTTTATCAATCCCATCCCTTTTTTATTGCTTGGCATCCTACTGCAAGTTATGGTTTATTTTTTGATAATACTTTTTTAAGTTATTTTGATATGGGGAAGGGAGATAAAGATTATTATTATTTTTGTGCTGAAGATGGAGACTTGGACTATTACTTTATCTATGGGTCATCTCCAAAAGATGTGATAGAAGGTTATACTTATCTTACAGGTAGATATTATATGCCTCCTCTTTGGAGTTTAGGTTTGCATCAATCTCGTTGGAGTTATGATTCGGAGATAAAACTTTATAATCTTGCAAAGGAATTTAGAAAAAGAAATATTCCTTGTGATGCTTTGTATCTTGATATTGATTATATGAGAGGGTATAGAGTCTTTACGATTAATAAAAAGAGGTTTCCCCATTTTGAAAAGATGGTTAAAGATCTTAAAAATCTTGGATTTAAGTTAGTAGTTATTATTGACCCAGGAGTCAAATGGGATAGGAAATATGAGATTTTTAAAGAAGGATTATCAAAGGATTTCTTTTGTAGAATGGAAAATGGAAAAGTTTTTACGGGATATGTCTGGCCTGGAAAATCAGTTTTTCCTGATTTTTTAAGAAAAGAGGTAAGGAATTTTTGGGGAGAAAAGCTTAGAGAATTTATAAACATGGGAGTTAGCGGGTTTTGGAATGATATGAACGAGCCTTCTGTTTTTTCCAGAATAGAATATTGGGCAATGAAAATTCTCTTTCATATCTTAAAATTCAAAGAGCCCCCAAAACTTCCAAAGCCTAAAAATTTTGAAGAAAAGATAAAACAAATAAAAAGAAAAACCGTGCATGAAAAAGTAATTCATAAGGAAGATGATAAAATTTTTTATCATTCTGAGATCCACAATCTTTATGGACTTTTGATGAATCAAGCAACTTTTGAGGGTTTTTTAAGAGCCAATCCTCATGAAAGACCCTTTATTTTAACAAGGTCAGGATTTTCAGGTATCCAAAAGTATTCTGCAGTTTGGTGTGGAGATAATAAAAGTTCTTGGGAAAATCTTTTTTCCTCGATTATAACTTTACAGAATTTATCTATTTCAGGTGTTCCTTTCATAGGGGAAGATGTAGGAGGTTTTTGGGGAGACTGCGAGAGAGAACTTTTTGTGAGATGGATGGAGCTTGGTATTTTCTATCCCTTCTTTAGAATACACACGGCTAAAAATACAAGGAATCAAGAGCCATGGAGTTTTGGGGATGAAGTAGAAAAGATTGCAAAAGATTTTATTTCCCTAAGGTATAGACTTATACCTTACATATATTCTCTATTTTACGAGGCAAAGGAGAAAGGAATTCCTCTTATAAGGAGTTTGATTTTAGAGTTCCCAAACTCAAAAGAGGTATTGAGTTATGAGGACGAATTCATGTTTGGTCCTTTTATTCTTGTAGCTCCTGTTTATGAAAAAGAAAAAAGGGAAAGAAAGGTTTATCTTCCTGAAGGTTTTTGGTATGACTTTTATACTGGGAAAAGATATAGAGGGGGAACTCTTGTGAAAGTTAATGCTCCTCTGAATAAAATTCCCTTATTTTTAAGAGAAGGGGCAATTATTCCTATGTGGAATACGCAAAGTTATGTTGGAGAGAAAAAACAGGAAATGTTAAACTTAGAGGTATATCCAGGAGATGGAAAATTTCTATATTATGAGGACGATGGAATTTCTTGGGATTATGAGAAGGGTATGTATAATCTAATAGAGTTTTCTACCTTCAAAAAGGAAGAAAAACAGTTTTTAAGGATTCGTTTTATCCACAAAGGGTATAAGGATGGTACTAAATCTTTAAAGGTGCATTATTGTAAGAAGGAAAAGAAATTAGAACTTATGGAAGGAGAGTTTGAGATAAATTAA
- a CDS encoding MFS transporter: MRKNLFRALKSRNYKLYFSGQAISLIGSWIQSTAMSWLVYRLTNSSVLLGTTAFLSQIPNLFFSPFVGVFLDRFSKHKILILTQTLLMFQAFTLSLLTLTNTIRIWHLLLLSLILGILNSVDAPTRQSFVIEMVENPEDLSNAIALNSLLFNIARLIGPTISGFLIALLGEGMCFLINALSFLAVIIALLFMRIKSQILVVSENIIKDLKAGFNYAFKFIVVKYILIFISLSSLFASIYSVLMPIFAKDILRGGPETLGILTGAIGGGALIGAIYLAGRSKVKGIESIISYSFGTAGIGLILFSLSKNLYFSLFALFITGLSFMLNSVCSNTLIQSIIDNHVRGRVMSIYVMFFMGSMPIGSYIGGLFAKHIGAVSTVLLSGILCIICSFIYRIRLPLLRKHIYSIFDKKGIN, encoded by the coding sequence ATGAGGAAGAACTTATTTAGAGCACTAAAAAGCAGAAATTACAAACTATACTTTTCAGGTCAAGCTATATCCTTAATAGGAAGCTGGATTCAATCTACAGCTATGAGTTGGCTCGTATATAGGTTAACTAATTCCTCTGTTCTTCTCGGAACTACCGCCTTTCTTTCCCAAATACCAAACCTATTCTTTTCTCCTTTTGTGGGGGTATTTCTCGACCGATTTAGCAAACATAAGATCCTAATACTTACCCAAACCCTCCTTATGTTTCAGGCCTTTACTCTTTCTCTTTTAACTCTTACAAATACAATAAGAATATGGCACCTTTTACTCTTAAGTTTAATTCTTGGAATTCTTAATTCCGTTGATGCACCTACAAGACAATCCTTTGTAATTGAGATGGTAGAAAATCCAGAAGACTTAAGTAATGCCATCGCTCTAAATTCTCTTCTTTTTAATATTGCAAGGCTTATAGGACCCACCATAAGTGGATTTCTTATTGCCCTATTAGGCGAAGGCATGTGCTTCTTGATAAACGCATTAAGCTTTCTAGCAGTAATCATTGCATTGCTTTTTATGAGAATAAAGTCCCAAATTTTGGTTGTTTCGGAAAACATTATTAAGGATCTAAAAGCTGGATTTAATTATGCCTTTAAATTTATAGTTGTAAAATATATCCTTATATTTATTTCCCTTTCCAGCCTCTTTGCCTCAATATATAGCGTACTCATGCCTATTTTTGCTAAGGACATCCTTCGCGGAGGACCAGAAACCCTTGGAATTTTGACGGGAGCAATCGGCGGTGGAGCCCTTATAGGAGCAATTTATCTTGCAGGAAGATCAAAGGTCAAAGGAATAGAAAGTATAATATCCTATTCTTTTGGAACTGCTGGAATTGGACTTATTCTTTTCTCCCTATCAAAAAATCTTTATTTTTCTCTCTTTGCTCTATTCATTACAGGACTTAGCTTTATGCTAAACTCTGTATGTAGTAATACCTTAATACAAAGTATCATTGATAATCATGTAAGGGGAAGAGTAATGAGTATATACGTAATGTTCTTTATGGGATCTATGCCTATAGGAAGTTACATAGGTGGTCTTTTCGCAAAGCATATAGGAGCTGTAAGTACGGTACTTTTAAGTGGAATATTATGTATTATTTGTAGTTTTATTTATAGAATAAGACTCCCTCTATTAAGGAAACATATATACTCTATTTTTGATAAAAAAGGAATAAACTAG